In the genome of Ziziphus jujuba cultivar Dongzao chromosome 10, ASM3175591v1, the window TTCTGTGTAAATCATCTTTTGAATTCAGACTGTGTTCTAAAATTCTCTCTATTTTTATAGCTCATACCCATTAATCACCTACCGAGTTAGTTGAACTTTGCAACTGCAACATTCATGGTTTCCATTGGTAGTGTTTGTACAAGGGGAAAAttcatagttttatatttttttagggtGTATTGCTTGGTTTATCCAATACTGCTGGAGTTCTGGCAGGTGTCTTTGGAACAGCAGCAACCGGTTACATCTTGCAACATGGTTAGTACTCATCTCTTGTATCTTTTATCGTCTTATTACTGAGCATGGGAATATAAGGTAAATGATGTGATTTGATTACCATGTGGTACTCAAAATTATGAAGGTTTGTAACACTAGCATGCTTTAAAAACTGATGGAGAACAGAACTCTTTGTTGATACATTGAACGTACGCCATGGCCTAGGACTCATTGGAATCCAGCTGTCTGATTTTCCTGAACTAGTTCTGTCAATCAGAGATAATTGAGTTAGCTAGTCCTAGTAGCTTGGTATTTTCGACCTCCATTGTAGTTAGGTTTGAAAACTTCGAATTAAGTTTTCAATTTCAGGTTTAGTTTAAGTTGGCCATAATTTTGGGTTTTACATATCTGAGTTTTTCAAAATACTATAAGTACCTTCACTTGATAAAGCTTATGAAGAGTGAAAATATGTTGTTAGAAAAAATCCTTTGGTCTACCAATGATGGGTCAGATTCCTACTCCATGCATATAATCTAGCTTTGCTAGATTTTCCAAGTGTTCATCAGCTTTAGCTTTGAGACAGGAAGTTCTAATATTTCTGTGCGATCTATATTGATAATTCACAGGTTCTTGGGATGATGTTTTCAAGGTTTCAGTTGGACTCTATTTGACTGGAACTGTTGTATGGAACCTCTTTTCGACTGGTGAGAAGATCTTGGATTGATTCATGGATAACTGGATCGATCATCTTTTTTAAACTGCGGTTCAATCCGGAGCTCATGTAGAAGAGTTAAATTGAAagaatggaaaggaaaaaacagaAACATACTAAATTCAAGTTTGTTGAAGAATAACAGGATTATTTAGTTGGGATTCTTTGGCTTTAAGACTGAAATTGTTTTGACATGGATCAAATGGAGCTTGAAACCTGAAAAAGTCGGTAAGTGAATATGAAGTTTGATAGGTGGGTTACACTTCAATTCCTTTctaatgggggaaaaaaaaaaaaaaaaaaaaagggaacataAATACATGGTAAATACTAAATAGCCCCCCAACAGCCTGTAAATCTTGTATTTGATACGAAcatcaattttgtaatttgtatATCAATATATTCTTATGTTATAATCGttcaaatcctttttttttatcatttcaaaTCGTATTTTCTTATCAGCAAGTAAATGTTGGTGCATTGTAAACCAACTCGAGTCTGCTTTGGACTAAACATAAATTAGTCAAGGAGGTTCTACATGCACAACATTTGTCACTCAAAATCTACATaagcaatatataaatttagaataagaaCAAAATGCTGACACCTTAAGAGAAGTGAAATTAATTTGTAACTTTTATTAATAAGGCACAAGAAGACCCACAGCAACTCCTGTGGAAATATATATCAACATTACAACAATGACATCAGTATTCAAATTTAGATGAGCAAACTGTACCcaccaaacaaacaaacaactaaaaacaatattatatgaaatgtagtaaatacaaattaaatgaCTTTTGTACCCTCAATCAAGAGACTAAAATCACCATATTGCCCTTACCACCCCACTGTTCCTTCTCAGAGAGTACAATGGTGTGGTTACTGTGGTTGTATTGCTATTCCATTACACAGTTAACGGAAGAGAAACCCCTTTTTTTTGAATGACCAAAATGCCCCTCTACATTGCAGGAACGGTGTTCGTCTCCTCTTGACCTTCAAGCTCACGCGGATTCAAATAAACCCGAAGCCCATTCTTCATGAACAGCGTGAGTGACATCTTCTGCTCAACCCGGTGACCAGGAACCAATGACAGCCGGTAACGCAAAAGTACGGCGGAGGCCACCGATTTCATTTGGAGGTAAGCCAAGTCCTTGCCTAAGCAGGTTCTTGGCCCAGCATTAAAAGCCACAAACTTATAACCATCCTTGGGCGGTTCGAACCGGTCACCTTGGGCCGAAATCCACCTCTCCGGTTTAAACTCCATGCAGTCCTCTCCCCATATGGTCTTCATCCTCCCAACCGCATATATCGAATACGTGATCGTCGAACCGGAGGGAACGAAAGTCCCGTCCGGTAAAACGTCGTCGGATACGACGAACTTGAAATCTTGGGGCACCGAAGGGTATAATCGTAAAGTCTCAGCAAGTGCCGCTTTTAGATAGACCAACTTGTCCGCTTCGTCGAATACCAGAGGCTCATCGAGCCATTTCCGATGATCGTCGCCACGTGTCTCGCGCAGAACCGTTGAGATTTCGTTGACGATCTTGTCCTCCACATGTGGATGGTTCATGACGAGCCAGAAAAACCAACTCAGCGCGACAGATGACGTGTCGCGGCCAGCGAGGACGAAGTTCAGCGCGATGCGTTGGAGAACCGAAGTGGGGAAGGAGTTGCCATCCACGTCACGCTTCTTCATGAAGCGGGAGATCAAATCGTCGGATGGGTTTTCCTTGCGAGCTTCAACGGCATCGTTCATGTAATTTTCGACGATTTGGAGGCTACTCTTCAACTTTTTCTCGACTCCGATTCCCAATAGCTTCTGGAACCTCCATACGAAGCCGGGATAGAGAAGCCGTTGGAGAGTCGCTTCGGTAGCCGTGTCGAAAGCCATGGCGAACTGGTTTTCTGGTAATTCCACAGAGAGAGTCTCAGGGTCTTTACCGAATGTGAGTCCGCAAATGTTATCGAAAGTCAAACGAAGCAGCAAATCCTGCAAGTCAACCGAGATCTTCTCCTTGGAAGCCTTATCTAGAATACACCATAAACGGTTCTTAATAGTCCGGTTCACCCACCGAGCCATGGCTTGTCTTAACGTCCTCGTAGTGAACTCCAACGCGGCCGTTTTGCGTTGTATAAGCCACGTTTCACCATCGCTGTTGAAAATGCCTTGGCCTAAAAGATCATGAAAAGCGGCTTGCCAATTGGGTCCTTTCGGATAGTTATCGAACCGGGTTCGAAGAATATGCTCGATGTTCTTTGGGTGACAAGTTACGGTGAAAAAGCCTTGTTTGTTAGCCAAGAAAGGGAGAGCTATAGTACAAGTTTGGTACGTGGAAGTTCCACCTGTTGAACGAAGATTGCTGGCTATCCAATCGTGGATTCTTCTCCGGTTCATGAAAAGAGCAGGAAGGCTACCGACGACCGGCCATGCTTTTGGACCTGTGAGCTTCTGGGCGAGGAGATAGAACCAGAAGAGGTATACACAGGAAGCAGCAGCTAGGGTAAGGAAACAAGGTAGGGTTTCCATTGGAGAGAGAGACAAATGATGTGAAAACtgtaagttctttttttttttgggtaatatttgGTATAAAGGACAAAGAGAGAATGGTGATAGATTAGATTATATAGAGTGatatataaaagagaaaggTTGTAGGAGGAGTTGTTGAGAATTTTTGGCATTACAAAGGATTTTGGGGGGTTGATAGAAACTGTATGGAATATTTAAAACACATGCACACGAAAAAGAAAACCAcgggaaatattttatttatttatttatttatttttttcggtGCATGGTTTTTATTGCAGTCTTCTGAGTAGGTGTACGCACCGAGCGACATATATGCTTCACGTTACTCTGCAGTTTAAAACTCACGTTTCACGTACATCTATAATTTATAATGCATATATAATTGCCATGTATGTATCCATACAATCCTGCtcatattaattttcattaaaaaaaaaaaatcctgcttatattaatatatatataatcgaaGGTACTTGTTTGTACTGTATCCTAATAATACACATTGAATTGGTTATTTACGTTGTATCTTAACTAATTTATAGTAGTATatcatgattttataaaatcatatatatgttttgttgTGGTTCCAATTGTATACTTGTACACACATAGACGACGGCTTGTCCACTAGCTTGGTGAGTAGAAAGTAGAAGAAATTGTAAGTAGGACATGTGGCTTGCCTTCTTtgctttataaaaattttgtgatgatatatatacattttttgtaTCTGAAAAATGGAGCCAAAATGCCCTTAAGAAACCATATTAATCAACTTGGAATTAACCCTTTCAGCACAATCAAAATACAAACAGCTGATCCCCTTAGGAGGCTAATCAAACACATGTAATCCTAACTTATACTGATGGCTAAGGTTAGCTAAAAAATCTGTAACAATATTACAATCTCTAGAAATATGCTTTAGAGAAAAGAAGGATTCTgctaattaagaataaattatCTGCAATTTTCCACTAACCCAAAGCAAGGATGACAAGCTTAAACTTATTCTCAATCCAGAAAACAGCAAGAGTAGAATAAGATTCAATTTGGACCtttggtgatgattttttttggattatatatTATGATGGGGACAGTTAATTCATAATAAGTAGTTCTTtgaaaaattctttttattaatttataataagtagttctttaaaaaattcttaTACAAAAAGTCGTTCTTTGAAGAATAaagttaaattataatttagtcAAGATAtgaaatgttttttatttcctacaaaataatattgtttataaTATCTAGTACTTTTTAGTCCTAAACTCTATATATGTAGAATGTGCTGAATTCTTAAGTGAGAATTTTAGTGTGGATAATTTTCTTGAAATTGGGTGGAAAGTCTTAGTATcagattttgatgatttttggctttattaagtattttgttaattaactttttatatAAGAGAAGAATTTCTTTTctattctctctcttcttttttttcttttttttttcttttcttttggaatAACGACGAGGgaaggaaaatttttattatattttcctcCATATAGAGATACTTTCACGTCAATATATTTCTCCATGTAGAAATAATTTCACGTCAATACAAAGGGAAGAATAGACAAGGGTTTATGAGAAACACCATGTGTTTTTCTTGCCTTAATCTAGAAACATCTCTgagtaattatattatatttttttttttgttttgtttttgtttttgtttttccatttatttacttatggTTAAAGGCACCCTCCAACGGCCTTCcgttaagaagaagaaaacaataatatattttttttgattgtgtatagtaaacattttaatagacAATTGAAAATTTGCTGAAACTTTATATTTTGACCCAGTCTTGCTGTAGAAGATATTTTGCATTAAACAGTAATAAACCTATATATGTTCAAATTTTTTACTTCAATGTATAAAGATACACAGagcataaattatataaatgaaaaaatatatataaaaaaaaaaatgatatcgaACGACGTATGGCGGTGGATACCAATTTTCAATGGTAGTTGGGTCCagatccatatatatatgtgtgtacttTGTTCTTAATTATCTCCGTAAATTGGACCAAATCAAAAACACTTTCTAGATAGTATTAGAATATATGAATGATATTAGCAAGTAAAGAGATTTTTACGTAC includes:
- the LOC107410846 gene encoding cytochrome P450 86A1; this translates as METLPCFLTLAAASCVYLFWFYLLAQKLTGPKAWPVVGSLPALFMNRRRIHDWIASNLRSTGGTSTYQTCTIALPFLANKQGFFTVTCHPKNIEHILRTRFDNYPKGPNWQAAFHDLLGQGIFNSDGETWLIQRKTAALEFTTRTLRQAMARWVNRTIKNRLWCILDKASKEKISVDLQDLLLRLTFDNICGLTFGKDPETLSVELPENQFAMAFDTATEATLQRLLYPGFVWRFQKLLGIGVEKKLKSSLQIVENYMNDAVEARKENPSDDLISRFMKKRDVDGNSFPTSVLQRIALNFVLAGRDTSSVALSWFFWLVMNHPHVEDKIVNEISTVLRETRGDDHRKWLDEPLVFDEADKLVYLKAALAETLRLYPSVPQDFKFVVSDDVLPDGTFVPSGSTITYSIYAVGRMKTIWGEDCMEFKPERWISAQGDRFEPPKDGYKFVAFNAGPRTCLGKDLAYLQMKSVASAVLLRYRLSLVPGHRVEQKMSLTLFMKNGLRVYLNPRELEGQEETNTVPAM